One Paraburkholderia dioscoreae DNA segment encodes these proteins:
- a CDS encoding histidine phosphatase family protein yields the protein MPDYQLPKRRRIFLMRHGDVTYFDGSGRAIDPETVPLNANGREQASAAGREFAAQQIRFDRVIVSGLPRTIETARRVLAETGQQIELEIEPAWEEIRGGKLGNIPLHDMEAAFLGVFDGIVPESTRFLDGETIGELFDRVLPALAALREDTSWDTVLLVLHGGVNRAILSHALTAGGRTFFGHLAQATGCINALDVGVVPRDWVLRTINYSPPSPLHRGVRNTTMEMLYAQFIQYKRS from the coding sequence ATGCCTGACTATCAACTGCCCAAACGCCGCCGCATCTTTCTGATGCGTCACGGCGACGTCACCTATTTCGACGGCTCCGGCCGCGCGATCGATCCCGAGACCGTGCCCTTGAACGCCAACGGCCGCGAACAGGCGAGCGCGGCGGGCCGCGAGTTCGCCGCGCAGCAGATCCGGTTCGACCGGGTGATCGTCAGCGGTTTGCCGCGTACCATCGAAACGGCGCGGCGCGTGCTCGCCGAGACCGGCCAGCAGATCGAACTGGAAATCGAGCCCGCCTGGGAAGAGATTCGCGGCGGCAAGCTCGGCAATATTCCGCTCCACGATATGGAGGCCGCGTTTCTCGGCGTGTTCGACGGAATCGTGCCGGAAAGCACGCGCTTTCTCGACGGCGAGACCATTGGCGAGTTATTCGATCGCGTGCTGCCCGCGCTCGCTGCGTTGCGCGAGGACACCTCGTGGGACACCGTGCTGCTCGTCCTGCACGGCGGCGTGAATCGCGCGATCCTGTCGCATGCGCTTACGGCCGGCGGCCGCACGTTCTTCGGGCACCTGGCGCAAGCCACCGGCTGCATCAACGCGCTCGACGTGGGCGTCGTGCCACGCGACTGGGTGCTGCGCACGATCAACTATTCACCGCCGTCGCCGCTTCATCGCGGCGTGCGCAACACCACGATGGAAATGCTCTACGCACAATTCATTCAATACAAGCGTAGCTGA
- a CDS encoding oxepin-CoA hydrolase, alternative type: MSAELLTSRPTESESTLVLTLSNPGARNALHPDMYAAGIEALDSVERDPSIRAVVITGADNFFCAGGNLNRLLENRAKDPSVQAQSIDLLGEWISALRLSSKPVIAAVDGAAAGAGFSLALACDLIVAADTAKFVMSYARVGLTPDGGGSWFLAQALPRQLATEVLIEGKPIGATRLHELGVVNKLAKTGAVRDAAVAWADELGKISPNSVARIKGLIGAAGTQPLADHLVAERDNFVASLHHRDSLEGISAFLEKRAPVYK; encoded by the coding sequence ATGAGCGCCGAACTGCTGACCTCGCGCCCGACCGAAAGCGAATCGACACTGGTTCTCACGCTGTCGAATCCCGGCGCGCGCAACGCGCTGCATCCGGACATGTACGCTGCCGGCATCGAGGCGCTCGACTCGGTGGAGCGCGATCCGTCGATCCGCGCCGTCGTGATTACCGGCGCCGACAACTTCTTCTGCGCGGGCGGCAATCTGAACCGTCTGCTGGAAAATCGCGCGAAAGATCCGTCCGTGCAGGCCCAGAGCATCGATCTTCTCGGCGAATGGATCTCGGCGCTGCGCCTTTCTTCAAAGCCGGTGATCGCCGCTGTCGATGGCGCCGCCGCCGGCGCGGGATTCTCGCTCGCGCTCGCGTGCGACCTGATCGTTGCCGCGGACACGGCCAAATTCGTGATGTCGTATGCACGCGTCGGCCTGACACCCGACGGCGGCGGTTCGTGGTTTCTCGCGCAAGCGCTGCCGCGTCAGTTGGCCACCGAAGTACTGATTGAAGGCAAACCGATCGGCGCCACGCGCTTGCATGAACTCGGCGTCGTCAACAAACTCGCCAAAACGGGCGCCGTGCGCGACGCCGCGGTTGCCTGGGCCGATGAGCTCGGCAAGATTTCGCCCAATTCGGTCGCTCGCATCAAGGGGCTGATCGGCGCGGCCGGCACGCAGCCACTCGCCGACCATCTCGTTGCGGAGCGCGACAACTTTGTCGCATCGCTGCATCATCGCGACAGTCTGGAAGGGATTTCCGCGTTCCTCGAAAAACGCGCTCCGGTGTATAAGTGA
- a CDS encoding 3-hydroxyacyl-CoA dehydrogenase → MTSRNFSIETIGIVGTGAMGRGIAQIAALAGLTVRLYDTNPAAIGAARDYLAETFAKLTSKGKLDQARSLAALANVSGAQAIGELAGCDLVVEAIVEKLDVKQALFRELETIVSGRCILASNTSSLSITAIAAGCSDPSRVAGYHFFNPVPLMKVVEVIDGLRSDPAAGDALMDLARRMGHTPVRAKDMPGFIVNHAGRGMNTEGLRVAGEGVASFADIDRIMREQAGFRLGPFELLDLTALDVSHPVMESIYHQFYEEPRFTPSPITGTRLAGGLLGRKTGEGFYRYEDGKQQVPAEAPTPTGLPASVWVSKRYPQAHDAVAQLVEKAGVKLDDGITPEANSLIVVTPFGHDATTAAVDEALDAARVVAIDALFPLVGAQRRTLMTTPATTRTARDTAHALFAADGVPVTVIRDSTGFVAQRVVATIVNIGCDIAQQQIATPEDIDLAVTLGLGYPRGPLALGDTLGSTTILAILRNMFSVLGDPRYRPSPWLARRAQLGLPLTQRDAADTETHTTETQQ, encoded by the coding sequence ATGACCTCTCGCAATTTCAGCATCGAGACTATCGGCATTGTCGGAACCGGCGCAATGGGCCGCGGCATCGCACAGATTGCCGCGTTGGCCGGCCTCACTGTGCGTCTGTATGACACCAACCCTGCTGCAATCGGCGCTGCGCGCGACTACCTCGCCGAAACTTTCGCGAAGTTGACCTCTAAAGGCAAGCTCGACCAGGCGCGCTCTCTCGCCGCACTCGCGAATGTCAGCGGCGCGCAGGCCATCGGCGAGTTGGCCGGTTGCGATCTGGTCGTTGAGGCGATCGTCGAAAAACTCGACGTCAAGCAGGCGCTGTTCCGCGAACTGGAGACCATTGTGAGCGGACGCTGCATCCTCGCATCCAACACGTCTTCGCTGTCAATCACGGCAATTGCCGCCGGCTGCAGCGATCCGTCGCGCGTGGCCGGTTATCACTTCTTCAATCCCGTGCCGTTGATGAAAGTCGTCGAAGTGATCGACGGTCTGCGCAGCGATCCCGCCGCGGGTGACGCGCTGATGGATCTCGCGCGCCGCATGGGTCACACGCCGGTGCGCGCGAAAGATATGCCCGGCTTCATCGTGAATCACGCGGGCCGCGGCATGAATACCGAGGGCTTGCGCGTGGCGGGTGAAGGTGTGGCGAGTTTCGCGGACATCGACCGCATCATGCGCGAGCAGGCGGGCTTTCGCCTTGGCCCATTCGAGTTGCTCGATCTGACGGCGCTGGACGTCTCGCATCCGGTGATGGAGTCGATCTATCACCAGTTCTATGAAGAGCCGCGCTTCACGCCTTCGCCTATTACCGGCACGCGGCTCGCGGGCGGACTACTCGGCCGCAAGACGGGTGAAGGCTTTTATCGCTACGAAGACGGCAAGCAGCAGGTGCCTGCCGAAGCGCCCACGCCGACCGGATTGCCGGCCAGTGTGTGGGTCAGCAAGCGTTATCCGCAAGCGCATGACGCCGTCGCGCAACTCGTCGAAAAAGCCGGTGTGAAACTCGACGACGGCATCACGCCCGAAGCGAACTCGCTGATCGTCGTCACACCGTTCGGTCACGACGCAACCACGGCCGCGGTCGACGAAGCGCTCGACGCCGCCCGTGTCGTCGCGATCGACGCGCTCTTCCCGCTCGTTGGTGCGCAACGCCGCACGCTGATGACAACGCCCGCCACCACGCGCACCGCGCGTGACACGGCGCATGCGCTCTTTGCCGCCGACGGCGTTCCCGTCACCGTGATCCGCGACTCGACCGGCTTCGTCGCGCAACGCGTGGTGGCGACCATCGTCAACATCGGTTGCGATATCGCGCAACAACAGATCGCCACGCCGGAAGATATCGATCTCGCCGTGACGCTCGGCCTCGGCTACCCGCGCGGCCCGCTGGCGCTGGGCGACACGCTCGGCTCGACCACTATTCTCGCGATCCTGCGCAATATGTTCAGCGTGCTCGGCGACCCGCGCTATCGTCCGTCGCCCTGGCTCGCGCGGCGAGCTCAACTTGGCCTGCCGCTGACCCAGCGCGACGCAGCCGATACCGAAACGCACACCACGGAGACGCAACAATGA
- a CDS encoding glutathione S-transferase family protein codes for MIKLCGFALSNYYNKVKFVLLEHGIPFEEVAVLPSQEEAMLEHSPLGKVPYLQTEDGDLCESQCIVEYLAARFPDKAIFSTDPWEAAKERELIMFVDVHLELTARNLYKEAFFGGTVTEATKGRVEKLLEHHIAGFRRIAKFGPYLSGERFSVADTAGYVSLPLVGMATQTIYGRDFLLDAGVDWKGYVKAINARPAAQRVTEDRKAYIAASRPG; via the coding sequence ATGATCAAGCTGTGCGGTTTCGCGCTCTCTAACTATTACAACAAAGTGAAGTTCGTGCTGCTCGAACACGGCATTCCGTTCGAGGAGGTGGCGGTGCTGCCGAGCCAGGAAGAGGCCATGCTCGAGCATTCGCCGCTCGGCAAGGTGCCTTATCTGCAGACTGAAGACGGCGATCTGTGCGAATCGCAATGCATTGTCGAGTATCTGGCGGCGCGCTTTCCCGACAAGGCGATTTTCTCCACCGACCCTTGGGAAGCGGCCAAGGAGCGCGAGCTGATCATGTTCGTGGACGTGCATCTCGAACTGACCGCGCGCAATCTCTACAAGGAAGCGTTCTTTGGCGGCACCGTGACCGAGGCGACCAAAGGGCGTGTCGAGAAACTGCTTGAGCATCATATTGCCGGCTTCAGGCGGATCGCGAAGTTCGGGCCGTATCTGAGCGGCGAGCGCTTCAGCGTTGCGGATACGGCCGGATACGTGAGCTTGCCGCTGGTGGGCATGGCGACGCAGACCATCTACGGGCGCGATTTTCTGCTGGACGCCGGCGTGGACTGGAAGGGCTACGTGAAAGCGATCAACGCACGGCCGGCCGCGCAGCGTGTGACCGAGGATCGCAAGGCGTATATCGCCGCGTCGCGCCCGGGTTGA
- a CDS encoding pyridoxal phosphate-dependent aminotransferase: MNAPHDTPTSPTFPSRLPNVGTTIFTVMSALAAEKGAVNLGQGFPDFNCDPRIVDAVANAMREGHNQYPPMAGAAPLRQAISDKIANLYGRRYDATTEITVTAGATQALLTAILCSVHPGDEVVVVEPTYDSYLPSIELAGGKPVFVTLEAPDYAIPFDRLAAAITPKTRLLLINTPHNPTGTVWREQDMRKLEEIVRGTNVLILSDEVYEHMVYDGAPHESVARYPELAQRSFVVSSFGKTYHVTGWKVGYVAAPAALTAEFRKVHQFNVFTVNTPMQIGLADYMKDPAPYLDLPAFYQKKRDFFRAGLANSRFRLLPCTGTYFQCVDYSAISDLPEAEFAQWLTGEIGVAAIPVSAFYHEAHESGVVRFCFAKQESTLATALERLARL; this comes from the coding sequence ATGAATGCACCGCACGACACGCCAACGAGTCCCACGTTTCCGTCTCGCCTGCCGAATGTCGGCACGACGATTTTCACCGTGATGAGCGCGCTCGCCGCCGAAAAAGGCGCGGTGAATCTGGGTCAAGGCTTTCCCGATTTCAACTGCGATCCGCGAATTGTCGACGCGGTCGCGAACGCCATGCGCGAGGGCCACAACCAATACCCGCCCATGGCGGGTGCCGCACCGCTGCGTCAGGCGATCTCGGACAAGATCGCGAACCTGTACGGCCGCCGCTACGACGCCACGACTGAAATCACCGTGACGGCGGGCGCGACCCAGGCATTGCTGACCGCGATTCTCTGCAGCGTCCATCCGGGCGATGAAGTGGTGGTGGTCGAACCGACCTACGACAGCTACCTGCCGTCCATCGAACTGGCCGGCGGCAAGCCGGTCTTCGTCACGCTGGAAGCGCCCGACTACGCGATTCCGTTCGACAGGCTCGCTGCCGCGATCACGCCGAAAACCCGGCTCCTGCTGATCAACACGCCGCACAATCCGACCGGCACGGTCTGGCGCGAGCAGGATATGCGCAAGCTCGAAGAAATCGTGCGCGGCACCAACGTGCTGATCCTCTCCGACGAAGTGTATGAACACATGGTCTATGACGGCGCGCCGCACGAGAGCGTGGCCCGCTATCCGGAACTGGCGCAGCGCAGTTTCGTGGTGTCGAGCTTCGGCAAGACCTACCATGTGACGGGCTGGAAGGTCGGCTACGTAGCCGCGCCTGCCGCGCTCACCGCCGAGTTCCGCAAGGTGCACCAGTTCAACGTGTTCACCGTCAACACGCCAATGCAGATCGGCCTCGCCGACTACATGAAAGATCCGGCGCCGTATCTCGACCTGCCGGCGTTTTATCAGAAGAAGCGCGACTTCTTCCGCGCCGGCCTCGCGAATTCACGCTTCAGGCTGTTGCCGTGCACGGGCACGTACTTTCAGTGCGTCGACTATTCGGCAATCAGCGATTTGCCCGAAGCCGAATTCGCGCAATGGCTGACCGGCGAGATCGGCGTCGCGGCCATTCCGGTCTCGGCGTTCTATCACGAGGCACATGAGTCGGGCGTGGTGCGCTTCTGCTTCGCCAAGCAGGAGAGCACGCTCGCCACCGCGCTCGAGCGGCTGGCGCGGCTTTAA
- a CDS encoding putative toxin-antitoxin system toxin component, PIN family, whose protein sequence is MPGSHASRGALRVVLDSNVWIDILVFDDPHTRPIAAALESGALAALIDARCLAELTYVLDYPQFVHRKVDKAAALTVVARLAQLVEPVAPQEDARPLPKCKDRDDQKFLELAHAAQADWLVSKDRAVLKLAKRIARDFGFQIAQPAPFVVAIGALPSTTGEPATA, encoded by the coding sequence ATGCCCGGTTCCCATGCCTCACGCGGCGCTTTGCGCGTCGTCCTCGATTCCAATGTGTGGATCGACATTCTCGTGTTCGACGATCCGCACACGCGGCCGATCGCGGCCGCGCTCGAAAGCGGCGCGTTGGCTGCGCTGATCGACGCGCGCTGCCTCGCCGAACTCACCTACGTGCTCGACTACCCGCAATTCGTGCATCGCAAAGTGGACAAGGCCGCCGCGCTCACGGTCGTCGCTCGGCTCGCGCAGCTGGTCGAACCCGTTGCGCCACAGGAAGACGCCAGGCCCTTGCCCAAATGCAAAGATCGCGACGACCAGAAGTTTCTCGAGCTTGCGCACGCCGCGCAGGCCGACTGGCTGGTCTCGAAAGATCGCGCGGTGTTGAAGCTGGCCAAACGGATTGCACGTGATTTCGGCTTTCAGATCGCCCAGCCGGCGCCCTTCGTCGTCGCCATCGGCGCGTTACCGAGCACCACCGGCGAGCCCGCAACCGCATGA
- the yaaA gene encoding peroxide stress protein YaaA, whose protein sequence is MIIVLSPAKSLDYETPPHVKKHTIPDFVDDAAELIGGLRLLSPQQIASLMDISDQLAHLNFQRYAEWSPKFGTHNAKQAVLAFNGDVYEGFSAKTLSAADLDYAQNHVRVLSGLYGLLRPLDLLQPYRLEMGTRFANPRGKDLYAFWGERITQALNVQLKKNAAASRVLVNCASGEYFRSVKPKLLEAPVITPVFEDWKGGRYKIISFHAKRARGLMARYAVENRLDKPEQLKDFDAEGYAFDAEASNDSTYVFRRRVAE, encoded by the coding sequence ATGATAATCGTTCTGTCGCCGGCGAAATCGCTCGACTACGAAACCCCGCCTCACGTCAAAAAGCACACGATCCCCGATTTCGTCGACGACGCGGCCGAGTTGATCGGCGGATTGCGCCTTTTGTCGCCGCAGCAGATCGCCTCCTTGATGGATATTTCGGATCAGCTCGCGCACCTCAATTTCCAGCGCTATGCGGAGTGGTCGCCCAAATTCGGCACGCACAACGCCAAGCAGGCGGTATTGGCGTTCAACGGCGACGTGTACGAGGGCTTCAGCGCCAAGACGTTGTCGGCGGCGGATCTGGACTATGCGCAGAATCACGTGCGCGTGTTGTCCGGCCTGTACGGTTTGCTGCGCCCGCTCGACCTGCTGCAACCTTACCGGCTCGAAATGGGTACGCGTTTCGCCAACCCGCGCGGCAAGGATCTATATGCGTTCTGGGGCGAGCGGATCACGCAGGCCTTGAATGTGCAACTGAAGAAGAACGCCGCGGCGTCCCGTGTGCTGGTGAATTGCGCGTCGGGCGAGTACTTCAGGTCGGTCAAGCCGAAGCTGCTCGAGGCGCCGGTCATCACGCCCGTGTTCGAGGACTGGAAGGGCGGCCGCTACAAGATCATCAGCTTCCATGCAAAGCGCGCGCGCGGCCTGATGGCGCGCTACGCCGTGGAAAACCGTCTCGACAAGCCCGAGCAGTTGAAGGACTTCGACGCCGAAGGCTACGCGTTCGACGCTGAAGCGTCGAACGATTCCACTTACGTATTCCGCCGCCGCGTCGCTGAATAG
- a CDS encoding M14 family metallopeptidase, which yields MTLSITSTFDAGAIEVLSCEEADNIRLRVRPDSHAEFAQWFYFRLSGAAGERCVMTFENAAACAFAEGWRNYQAVASYDRVNWFRVPTSYDGRVLTIDHTPDFDRVYYAYFEPYSEERHSEFLGAVQQMPQATLTELGTTVEGRPVSLLTLGTPQTGDTPKKKIWLIARQHPGETMAEWFIEGLVKRLAGWGDWAGDPVARKLYDYAVFYIVPNMNPDGSVHGNLRTNAAGANLNREWMEPDAARSPEVLVVRDAIHATGCDLFFDIHGDEALPYVFVAGSEMLPGFTERQREEQQAFIEAFKHASPDFQDKHGYAASKYREDALKLASKYIGNEFGCLSLTLEMPFKDNANLPDERVGWNGERSASLGAAMLQAILRHVETFA from the coding sequence ATGACGTTATCCATTACGAGCACTTTCGACGCTGGCGCGATCGAGGTGCTGTCCTGCGAAGAAGCGGACAATATCCGTTTGCGCGTGCGGCCGGACAGCCATGCCGAATTCGCGCAGTGGTTCTACTTCCGGTTATCCGGCGCGGCGGGCGAGCGCTGTGTGATGACCTTCGAAAATGCGGCCGCGTGCGCTTTTGCCGAAGGCTGGCGTAACTACCAGGCTGTGGCGAGCTATGACCGGGTGAACTGGTTCCGCGTGCCTACGTCGTACGACGGCCGCGTGTTGACGATCGACCACACGCCGGATTTCGACCGTGTTTACTACGCGTATTTCGAGCCGTACAGTGAGGAGCGTCATTCGGAGTTTCTGGGCGCGGTGCAGCAGATGCCGCAGGCAACGCTCACGGAATTGGGCACGACCGTCGAAGGCCGGCCCGTGTCGTTGCTCACGCTCGGCACGCCGCAAACCGGCGACACGCCCAAAAAGAAGATCTGGCTGATCGCGCGCCAGCACCCCGGCGAGACGATGGCCGAATGGTTTATCGAGGGTCTCGTGAAGCGGCTCGCAGGTTGGGGCGATTGGGCGGGAGACCCGGTGGCGCGCAAGCTCTACGATTACGCTGTCTTCTACATCGTGCCGAATATGAATCCGGATGGCAGCGTGCACGGCAATCTGCGCACGAATGCGGCTGGCGCGAATCTGAATCGCGAGTGGATGGAGCCGGATGCCGCGCGCAGCCCCGAGGTGCTGGTGGTGCGCGACGCGATTCACGCCACCGGCTGCGACCTCTTCTTCGATATCCACGGCGACGAAGCGCTGCCTTACGTGTTCGTGGCCGGCTCCGAAATGCTGCCGGGATTCACGGAGCGGCAGCGGGAAGAGCAGCAGGCGTTCATCGAAGCGTTCAAGCATGCGAGCCCCGATTTCCAGGACAAGCACGGCTACGCCGCGAGCAAATATCGCGAGGATGCACTGAAGCTGGCGTCGAAGTACATCGGCAACGAATTCGGCTGCCTGTCGCTGACACTGGAGATGCCGTTCAAGGACAACGCCAATCTGCCCGACGAACGGGTGGGCTGGAACGGCGAGCGTAGCGCGTCGCTCGGCGCGGCGATGCTTCAGGCAATCTTGCGGCACGTGGAGACGTTTGCTTAA
- a CDS encoding BspC domain-containing protein produces the protein MDRTNVPRRLLRLVGRLATCAASLSLICSTSALADQLEQHNDLVNKFVNEMHADPLVADCAAHGNFVASTSTVFDHVEFPPSSFDSAHASVTPWNDSFDEGKQRVKVDNIVTVEGLGIRQSGDGDPADLKFRCGYVGAQMLAFSWNDPVPPARARSSEPSGSRVSSGKHKSAKGKHSASGKTTKKATTKSSKSSSGKSSSRTSTGKATAKKAPAKKKTQ, from the coding sequence ATGGATCGCACCAACGTACCGCGCCGATTGCTGCGGTTGGTCGGCCGGTTGGCAACATGTGCGGCGAGTCTTTCGCTCATATGCTCCACCTCCGCGCTCGCCGATCAACTCGAACAGCACAATGATCTCGTCAATAAGTTTGTCAATGAAATGCATGCGGACCCGCTCGTTGCGGACTGCGCGGCTCATGGCAACTTTGTTGCCAGCACCTCGACCGTCTTCGACCACGTCGAATTTCCGCCCAGTTCGTTCGATAGCGCGCATGCCTCGGTCACGCCGTGGAACGATTCGTTCGACGAGGGCAAACAGCGCGTCAAGGTAGACAACATCGTCACGGTCGAAGGGCTTGGCATCCGCCAGAGCGGCGACGGCGACCCCGCCGATCTGAAATTCCGCTGCGGCTATGTCGGCGCGCAGATGCTGGCGTTCAGCTGGAACGATCCGGTGCCCCCGGCCCGCGCGCGCAGCTCGGAACCCTCGGGATCGCGAGTGTCGTCCGGCAAACATAAGAGCGCCAAGGGCAAGCACTCGGCAAGCGGCAAAACGACGAAGAAAGCGACCACGAAGTCTTCGAAATCGAGCTCGGGCAAGTCGTCGTCGAGAACGAGCACTGGCAAAGCCACCGCGAAGAAGGCACCGGCAAAGAAGAAAACCCAGTAG
- a CDS encoding energy-coupling factor ABC transporter permease, with protein sequence MGFLYTPLPFWVAVGGWTATAIVVALALWKNPFKRLQDGTLQHVWLAIIVAVSVLWASNAWLDDGTVMHLLGATLVVTLFDWALALIAMAVVTGLAAVVFDAPWQGIALTFLVYGALPVGISTLVQRISIAWLPRNLFMFIFGQGFVSPAIAVSLTAAAALGIHIALVGGSMTVIPAGYAFSVLLLATGEAWFTGMSTALIAVYRPAWVTTYDVRRYRLGGPRT encoded by the coding sequence ATGGGTTTCCTCTACACACCGCTTCCGTTCTGGGTCGCTGTCGGTGGCTGGACCGCCACTGCGATAGTGGTCGCGCTCGCGCTGTGGAAAAATCCTTTCAAACGACTTCAGGATGGCACACTGCAGCATGTCTGGCTTGCGATCATCGTCGCAGTGTCGGTGCTGTGGGCCAGCAATGCATGGCTCGACGACGGCACCGTCATGCATCTGCTCGGCGCCACGCTAGTCGTCACGTTATTCGACTGGGCGCTGGCGCTGATCGCCATGGCGGTGGTGACAGGTCTTGCCGCCGTCGTCTTCGATGCACCCTGGCAGGGTATCGCGCTCACCTTCCTCGTGTACGGTGCGCTGCCAGTCGGCATTTCGACTCTGGTTCAACGCATCAGCATCGCGTGGCTGCCGCGCAATCTCTTCATGTTCATCTTCGGCCAAGGGTTTGTCTCGCCTGCCATTGCCGTGTCTCTTACGGCGGCCGCGGCGCTCGGCATTCATATCGCGCTCGTCGGCGGCTCGATGACCGTGATACCCGCCGGCTACGCGTTCAGTGTGCTTCTACTTGCCACAGGGGAAGCCTGGTTCACCGGCATGTCGACGGCATTGATCGCGGTTTATCGTCCTGCGTGGGTCACCACTTATGACGTACGGAGATATCGATTGGGCGGACCACGCACCTGA
- a CDS encoding response regulator transcription factor, whose protein sequence is MRFSILNSNAERRDGLKALLRQIDRLARFNEAQDWRQVERPLKRQRPDLLVIDWQDWMSIADTRHLLSHYPDLRIAVLTDQISPVSVRELMDEGVLGVVPRDTDPCLIVRAFEMVLLGGHYVPPGALALDPPLPPDIAIRPFDEKSPPPRRTKLANGLSPRQQQIMRCVHMGSTNKMIARTLGISEGTVKIHLTSIFQQLGAPNRAAAVALYNGWLSNHLQVLRNDADGPIRPIMGQAGIVPLRRRTRRRFQYPLPANDTAARLPMAAEPGTQYGDAPAAGPTADPLPQGPA, encoded by the coding sequence ATGCGATTCTCGATACTCAACTCAAACGCGGAACGGCGTGATGGGCTCAAAGCACTACTGCGGCAAATTGACCGGCTGGCGCGTTTTAACGAAGCGCAAGACTGGCGTCAGGTTGAACGCCCACTCAAGCGTCAGCGGCCCGACCTGCTCGTGATCGATTGGCAGGACTGGATGTCGATCGCGGATACGCGCCATCTGCTCAGTCACTACCCCGATCTGCGCATTGCGGTGTTAACCGACCAGATCTCGCCGGTCTCCGTGCGAGAGCTCATGGACGAAGGCGTGCTCGGCGTCGTGCCGCGCGACACCGACCCGTGTCTGATCGTGCGCGCGTTTGAAATGGTGCTACTGGGCGGTCACTACGTGCCACCCGGCGCACTGGCGCTCGATCCTCCCCTGCCGCCGGATATCGCCATCCGGCCGTTCGACGAGAAGAGCCCTCCGCCACGCCGCACCAAACTGGCCAATGGGCTGTCACCCCGTCAGCAGCAGATCATGCGCTGCGTCCACATGGGCAGCACCAACAAGATGATCGCGCGCACCCTCGGCATCAGCGAGGGCACCGTCAAGATCCATCTGACCAGCATATTCCAGCAGCTCGGCGCGCCAAATCGCGCCGCCGCGGTCGCGCTCTACAACGGTTGGCTGTCAAACCATCTACAGGTATTGCGTAACGATGCCGACGGCCCGATTCGCCCGATCATGGGACAAGCCGGCATAGTGCCTTTGCGTCGCCGCACGCGACGGCGCTTCCAGTATCCGTTGCCCGCTAACGACACGGCCGCCCGGTTGCCGATGGCAGCCGAACCAGGCACGCAATACGGCGATGCGCCCGCCGCCGGACCGACAGCGGACCCGCTTCCGCAAGGTCCTGCATGA